The following coding sequences are from one Planctomycetaceae bacterium window:
- a CDS encoding MotA/TolQ/ExbB proton channel family protein, whose translation MSRFMKSIFRLTVMMLVLGVIASATQVLAQPKDAPAKVGEKALAAAAKDKPAEPQGETLLSLVKKGGVVMIPIFLVSIVAVGVAVERFLSLRRDKVIPPTFIEGLKAVFNGDPSRVNEAMTYCEENPCPLSEVIKAGIRRLSHGYDAVEKGIEDAGGREVYKMKRSLRPLISMASIEPLLGLLGTVYGLITCFESASKATANQSADLAKGIYEAMVTTAAGLTIAIPILIVVQILASKVDSLVDNMDDQAIDFLEYSLQQKSAKSPVA comes from the coding sequence ATGTCTCGATTCATGAAGTCCATATTCAGGCTGACGGTAATGATGCTGGTGCTGGGCGTGATCGCCTCGGCCACCCAGGTTCTGGCGCAACCCAAAGACGCGCCGGCCAAAGTAGGCGAGAAGGCTCTGGCCGCGGCCGCCAAGGATAAGCCAGCCGAACCCCAGGGCGAGACGCTGCTGTCGCTGGTGAAAAAGGGCGGCGTGGTCATGATCCCGATCTTTCTGGTCTCGATCGTGGCCGTCGGCGTGGCGGTGGAGCGGTTCCTGTCGCTGCGGCGCGACAAGGTCATTCCGCCGACGTTCATCGAGGGGCTCAAGGCCGTCTTCAACGGCGACCCCTCTCGCGTGAATGAGGCCATGACCTACTGCGAGGAGAATCCCTGCCCGCTGAGCGAAGTGATCAAGGCCGGCATCCGGCGCCTGAGTCACGGCTACGACGCGGTCGAAAAAGGCATTGAAGACGCCGGCGGTCGCGAGGTCTACAAGATGAAGCGCAGCCTCCGCCCGCTGATCTCGATGGCCAGCATCGAGCCGCTGCTGGGCCTGCTGGGCACCGTGTACGGTCTGATCACCTGCTTCGAGTCGGCGTCGAAGGCGACGGCCAACCAGTCGGCCGATCTGGCCAAGGGAATTTATGAAGCCATGGTGACCACGGCTGCGGGGCTGACCATCGCCATCCCGATCCTGATCGTCGTGCAGATTCTGGCCAGCAAGGTCGACTCGCTGGTGGACAACATGGACGATCAGGCGATCGACTTCCTGGAGTACTCGCTCCAGCAGAAGAGCGCCAAGTCGCCCGTAGCGTGA
- a CDS encoding biopolymer transporter ExbD, whose product MKIPRTEEMDDNPVQMTSLMDLMFILLIFYVATTTFKKEEADPQVQLPQTSLQSTISAASKLLIINVRTADSSQTGDYYVVSGRAMNLAKLSALVTDEVKKDSKQKVLIRGDRSAFHGQVAAALAACKRAGVDHANIAYDVIPLGQAGQAVQ is encoded by the coding sequence ATGAAAATCCCGCGCACCGAAGAAATGGATGACAATCCCGTTCAGATGACCAGCCTGATGGACCTGATGTTCATCCTGCTGATCTTCTACGTGGCGACGACGACCTTCAAGAAAGAGGAAGCGGACCCGCAGGTTCAACTGCCCCAGACCAGCCTGCAGAGCACGATCTCCGCGGCCAGCAAGCTGCTGATCATCAATGTCCGCACGGCAGACTCTTCGCAGACCGGCGACTACTACGTGGTTTCCGGGCGGGCGATGAACCTGGCGAAGCTCTCGGCTTTGGTCACCGACGAGGTGAAGAAGGATTCCAAGCAGAAGGTGCTGATCCGCGGCGACCGCAGCGCGTTCCACGGCCAGGTGGCCGCGGCGCTGGCGGCGTGCAAACGCGCCGGGGTGGATCATGCCAATATCGCCTATGACGTGATACCGCTGGGCCAGGCCGGACAGGCCGTCCAGTAA